A genome region from Chlorobaculum tepidum TLS includes the following:
- a CDS encoding SRPBCC family protein has translation MTLSPEKRARVMQGEILIDLNWLPDGVIGAKGSVFVEAEPPVVWRMLTDYDHLHETMPKVISSRLLETNNQTRIIAQSGKSGIFIFEKTVNFTLKVEEVFPEHLWFSQIGGDFQVYEGEWQLEAVEGKNGHATLLSYQAEIKPDFFAPQFVVSFVQSQDLPTILRAIRSYCEARAKG, from the coding sequence ATGACGCTCTCTCCGGAAAAACGCGCAAGGGTTATGCAAGGCGAGATTCTCATTGATCTCAACTGGCTGCCGGATGGGGTGATCGGGGCGAAGGGCAGCGTATTCGTCGAGGCAGAACCGCCGGTGGTGTGGCGGATGCTGACCGATTACGACCACCTTCACGAAACGATGCCCAAAGTTATCTCAAGCCGTCTGCTGGAAACCAACAACCAGACCAGGATCATCGCGCAGTCGGGCAAATCGGGCATTTTCATTTTCGAGAAAACGGTGAACTTCACGCTCAAAGTCGAGGAGGTTTTTCCCGAACATCTCTGGTTTTCGCAGATCGGCGGAGATTTTCAGGTCTATGAAGGCGAGTGGCAACTCGAAGCGGTCGAGGGCAAGAACGGTCACGCCACGCTGTTGAGCTACCAGGCGGAGATCAAGCCGGACTTTTTCGCACCGCAGTTCGTGGTGAGTTTCGTGCAGAGCCAGGATCTGCCGACCATCCTGAGAGCAATCAGAAGCTACTGCGAAGCGCGGGCCAAAGGCTAA
- a CDS encoding cation diffusion facilitator family transporter, giving the protein MSNHEEKKQHVALSSVAASLLLTAMKLVVGLMTGSIGILSEAAHSAIDFGAAALTWFAVRISDKPADKKHHYGHTKIESVSALIETGLLILTSVWIIYEAVTRLLSGTTEIEVTWYAIAVIIISIIVDISRASALKKVAKETKSQALEADALHFTSDIVSSAVVLAGLGFVALGMHWADAVAGIFVAVLVGKAAWELGRKTIDVLIDTAPEGLSEQIEEIVVNAPGVIGINKMRIKPAGGPFVFIDLTISVSRTLPQEKVVAICAGVEQRLKAALPDSDITVNARPVVLDSETVTERIHTIGLNHGLHAHNILTSLSGDHKQITFDVEVDSRLTIRQAHDAVTELENELHREFNEEIDLCIHLDPINSEERNVQPADPENEARITALIRQAASTIPGILNVHALKIHVLSYNKLCITLHCGFDDNTVLADVHPLTSRLECLIYRDIPETSRIIVHAEPVNAGD; this is encoded by the coding sequence ATGAGCAACCACGAAGAGAAAAAGCAACATGTCGCCCTCAGTTCGGTCGCGGCGAGCCTGTTGTTGACAGCGATGAAACTCGTGGTCGGTCTCATGACCGGCAGCATCGGCATCCTCTCCGAGGCCGCGCACTCGGCGATAGATTTCGGCGCAGCGGCACTGACCTGGTTCGCCGTCAGAATCAGCGACAAACCGGCGGATAAAAAGCACCACTACGGACACACCAAAATCGAAAGCGTCAGCGCACTCATCGAAACCGGCCTGCTGATACTCACCTCGGTCTGGATTATCTATGAGGCCGTGACGCGACTCCTTTCCGGCACAACGGAGATCGAAGTCACCTGGTACGCTATCGCCGTTATCATTATCTCGATCATTGTGGATATATCGAGAGCTTCCGCCCTGAAAAAAGTGGCCAAAGAGACCAAAAGCCAGGCCCTCGAAGCCGACGCGCTGCACTTCACCTCCGACATCGTCTCCTCGGCGGTGGTGCTCGCGGGACTTGGCTTCGTCGCGCTTGGCATGCACTGGGCGGACGCTGTCGCGGGTATTTTTGTGGCGGTGCTGGTCGGCAAGGCTGCATGGGAGCTGGGCCGGAAAACCATTGACGTCCTGATTGACACCGCTCCCGAGGGACTCTCCGAACAGATCGAAGAGATCGTCGTGAATGCGCCGGGCGTCATCGGCATCAACAAGATGCGAATCAAACCTGCCGGAGGACCGTTCGTCTTTATCGACCTCACCATCTCGGTCAGCCGCACCTTGCCGCAGGAAAAAGTTGTGGCCATCTGCGCCGGAGTCGAACAGCGGCTGAAGGCAGCGCTTCCCGACAGCGACATCACGGTCAACGCGCGACCGGTGGTGCTCGACAGCGAAACCGTCACCGAGCGGATTCACACCATCGGCCTGAACCACGGCCTGCACGCGCACAACATACTCACCTCGCTCTCGGGCGACCACAAGCAGATCACCTTCGACGTCGAGGTCGACAGTCGCCTGACCATCAGGCAGGCGCACGACGCTGTAACGGAGCTTGAAAATGAGCTGCACCGGGAATTCAACGAAGAGATCGACCTCTGCATCCATCTCGATCCGATCAACAGCGAAGAACGCAATGTCCAGCCTGCCGACCCCGAAAACGAAGCGAGAATCACTGCCCTCATCCGGCAAGCGGCCAGCACGATTCCCGGCATCCTCAACGTGCACGCCCTTAAAATCCACGTTTTGAGCTACAACAAACTCTGCATCACGCTGCATTGCGGCTTCGACGACAACACTGTGCTCGCCGACGTCCACCCGCTCACCAGCCGCCTCGAATGCCTGATCTACCGGGATATTCCCGAAACATCCAGAATCATCGTCCACGCCGAGCCAGTAAACGCCGGGGATTGA
- a CDS encoding methionine adenosyltransferase, with protein sequence MSVPRNITIERSEAVPMDQQPFELVERKGIGHPDTICDSIMEAVCIDLCREYNSRFGHICHHNIDKGLLVAGRSLPKTGGGMILEPMKLIFGDRATYTCNGQLVPVGEIAEAAAKRWIRENLRFVDPDQHLLFQNEIKPGSPELTDAFARKVIGANDTSVGVGYAPFSETERIVLATEQFLNSPALKERFPEAGEDVKIMGCRNGRKLQLTVAVAFVDRFIPNANHYFERKSALRHELLSFIESQSCNIDSVAIDINSLDDPSRGEEGVYLTVLGTSAEGGDGGQVGRGNRVNGLIAFNRNQTMEAAAGKNPVNHVGKIYNVLSHELARRIHREIEGVVSVTVFLCSQIGKPVDRPLMASARITPEPGANMAELQSRATSIIDRELDGIDAFCQKLADGEFRVC encoded by the coding sequence ATGAGCGTCCCAAGAAACATCACGATTGAGCGGAGCGAAGCCGTTCCGATGGACCAGCAGCCATTCGAACTGGTCGAGCGCAAAGGCATCGGACACCCCGACACAATCTGCGATTCGATCATGGAGGCGGTCTGCATCGACCTGTGCCGCGAGTACAACAGCCGGTTCGGCCACATCTGCCACCACAACATCGACAAGGGCTTGCTCGTGGCAGGCCGGAGCCTTCCAAAAACCGGCGGCGGCATGATTCTCGAACCGATGAAGCTGATCTTTGGCGACCGCGCCACCTATACCTGTAACGGCCAGCTCGTGCCGGTGGGCGAAATCGCCGAGGCTGCCGCGAAGCGCTGGATCAGAGAGAACCTGCGGTTCGTCGATCCCGACCAGCACCTGCTCTTCCAGAACGAAATCAAGCCCGGTTCACCAGAACTGACTGACGCCTTCGCCCGGAAGGTGATCGGCGCAAACGACACCTCGGTCGGCGTCGGCTATGCGCCCTTCAGCGAAACCGAGCGCATCGTGCTTGCCACCGAGCAGTTCCTCAACTCCCCCGCACTGAAAGAACGGTTCCCGGAAGCTGGCGAAGACGTCAAAATCATGGGCTGCCGCAACGGAAGAAAGCTGCAACTAACGGTGGCCGTGGCTTTCGTTGATCGCTTTATCCCGAATGCGAATCACTATTTCGAGCGAAAATCAGCATTGCGCCATGAACTGCTTTCCTTCATCGAAAGCCAGAGTTGCAACATCGATTCCGTCGCAATCGACATCAACAGCCTCGACGACCCGTCGCGCGGCGAGGAGGGAGTTTACCTCACGGTACTCGGCACCTCGGCAGAGGGAGGTGACGGCGGACAGGTAGGTCGTGGCAACCGGGTCAACGGCCTCATCGCGTTCAACCGCAACCAGACGATGGAGGCGGCCGCCGGCAAGAACCCGGTCAACCATGTCGGCAAAATCTACAATGTCCTGAGCCATGAACTTGCCCGTCGTATCCACCGCGAAATCGAAGGAGTCGTGTCGGTGACAGTGTTCCTCTGCAGCCAGATCGGCAAACCGGTTGACCGGCCGCTTATGGCCTCGGCCCGCATCACGCCCGAACCTGGTGCCAACATGGCGGAGCTGCAAAGTCGCGCCACAAGCATCATCGACCGGGAACTCGACGGGATCGACGCCTTCTGCCAGAAGCTCGCCGACGGAGAATTCAGGGTGTGCTGA
- a CDS encoding hemolysin family protein yields MEIFFLFLLLILINGLFAMSEMALITAKRSRLAKLAEDGDKAAAAAIKLGHEPTQFLSTVQIGLTVIGVLNGFIGESSFTPPLAAALELYGGWDPKTSHIIATVLVVIVITYITIVIGELVPKRLGQTDPEGIARNVARPMQILATATRPFVRLLSASTDAILRLMGKHEQTQPSVTEEEIHAMLEEGSVAGIIEQQEHEMVRNVFRLDDRQLGSLMVPRADIIYLDTALPLEENMKRVVESEHSRFPVCHNGLQSLLGVVNAKQLLAQTIKGGVTNLAEHLQPCVYVPETLTGMELLDHFRTSGTQMVFVVDEYGEIQGLVTLQDMLEAVTGEFAPLNLEDAWAVQREDGSWLLDGLIAVPELKDTLGLRAVPEEEKGVYHTLSGMIMWLLGRLPQTGDITFWENWRLEVIDMDSKRIDKVLATKIDNQPTEDPKPVA; encoded by the coding sequence ATGGAAATCTTTTTTCTTTTCTTACTGCTGATTCTGATCAACGGCCTTTTCGCCATGTCGGAGATGGCCCTGATTACTGCGAAGCGTTCGCGCCTCGCCAAGCTTGCCGAAGATGGCGACAAGGCGGCAGCGGCAGCCATCAAGCTCGGCCATGAACCGACGCAATTTCTTTCAACCGTACAGATCGGCCTGACGGTCATCGGTGTGCTCAACGGTTTCATCGGCGAATCATCATTCACGCCACCTCTGGCAGCCGCGCTCGAATTGTACGGCGGCTGGGACCCGAAAACGAGCCATATTATCGCCACCGTGCTGGTGGTCATCGTGATTACGTATATCACCATCGTCATCGGCGAGCTGGTGCCCAAACGACTCGGCCAGACCGACCCGGAAGGCATTGCCCGCAACGTTGCGCGTCCGATGCAAATCCTCGCCACCGCAACCCGCCCATTCGTACGCCTGCTCTCGGCATCGACTGATGCCATTCTGCGCCTCATGGGCAAGCATGAACAAACCCAGCCCAGCGTCACCGAAGAGGAGATTCACGCCATGCTCGAAGAGGGCTCCGTCGCGGGCATTATCGAGCAGCAGGAGCACGAGATGGTGCGCAACGTCTTCCGCCTCGACGACCGGCAGCTCGGTTCGCTCATGGTGCCGCGCGCGGACATCATCTATCTCGACACCGCCCTGCCGCTCGAAGAGAACATGAAGCGCGTCGTCGAGTCGGAGCATTCGCGCTTCCCGGTCTGCCACAACGGTTTGCAGTCGCTGCTCGGCGTGGTCAATGCCAAGCAGCTGCTCGCCCAGACCATCAAGGGCGGCGTCACCAACCTGGCTGAACATCTTCAGCCCTGCGTCTACGTGCCCGAAACGCTGACCGGCATGGAGCTGCTCGACCATTTCAGGACGTCGGGAACACAGATGGTATTCGTGGTGGACGAGTATGGCGAAATCCAGGGTCTCGTGACGTTACAGGACATGCTCGAAGCGGTCACGGGCGAGTTCGCACCGCTCAACCTCGAAGACGCTTGGGCTGTGCAGCGCGAGGATGGCTCGTGGCTGCTCGATGGCCTGATTGCCGTGCCGGAGCTGAAAGACACGCTCGGCCTGCGCGCCGTGCCGGAGGAGGAGAAAGGGGTCTATCACACCCTGAGCGGCATGATCATGTGGCTGCTCGGACGCCTGCCGCAAACCGGCGACATCACCTTCTGGGAGAACTGGCGGCTTGAAGTGATCGACATGGACAGCAAACGCATCGACAAGGTGCTCGCCACCAAAATCGATAATCAGCCCACTGAAGACCCAAAACCGGTCGCCTGA
- the acnB gene encoding bifunctional aconitate hydratase 2/2-methylisocitrate dehydratase → MSLISQYRAHTAERAQLGIPPLPLTAAQAIELIALLKQNPVQEQEYLLDLFVNHISPGVDDAALEKAAFLDAIIRGNASCAVITPVEAVRILGTMLGGYNVKPMIDALSSADNAVAEAAALALKKTLLVYDSFDTVVELAKTNSYAKEVLESWANGEWFTSKPALAEKMTLTVFKVPGETNTDDLSPASEAFTRSDIPMHALSMLRSKMDDPIATIAQLKEKGYPLAYVGDVVGTGSSRKSGINSVQWHLGEDIPAVPNKRTAGVVIGGIIAPIFFNTAEDSGALPIQADVTSMEMGDVIDLYPFKGVIEKNGKVISTFSLEPNTLADEVRAGGRIPLIIGRNLTRKARKTLGLGEESIFSRPEQPADTGKGYTLAQKIVGKACGLPGVRPGMYVEAETLTVGSQDTTGPMTRDEIKELAALSFSADLFMQSFCHTAAYPKPSDVQLHRSLPYFIMSRGGVALKPGDGVIHTWLNRMVLPDTLGTGGDSHTRFPIGCSFPAGSGLVAFAGVTGTMPLNMPESVLVRFTGELQPGITLRDLVNAIPYVAIKRGLLTVEKKGKKNIFAGKVLEIEGLPQLKVEQAFELSDASAERSAAACTVRLDKEPVIEYLQSNVKLLAQMIEEGYGDANTIKRRIGKMEEWLANPQLLEPDADAEYAAVIEINMSEITEPILACPNDPDDVATLSEILADEKRPKNIDEVFVGSCMTNIGHFRALGEVLRGKGQAKTRLWVVPPTKMDMKKLIEEGYYSIFGTAGARTEVPGCSLCMGNQARVADNAVVFSTSTRNFDDRMGKGAKVYLGSAELAAVCALLGHLPSKDEYMEIAGSLSKNSDKVYRYLNFHEVTSQELQLLVD, encoded by the coding sequence ATGAGTCTCATCAGCCAGTATCGCGCCCATACTGCGGAGCGCGCTCAACTCGGTATTCCTCCGCTTCCGCTGACCGCCGCCCAGGCCATCGAGCTGATCGCGCTGCTCAAGCAGAATCCGGTGCAGGAGCAGGAGTATCTTCTCGATCTGTTCGTGAACCACATCAGCCCCGGCGTGGACGATGCCGCGCTCGAAAAGGCGGCTTTTCTCGATGCCATCATTCGCGGCAACGCTTCGTGCGCGGTGATCACGCCAGTCGAGGCGGTCAGGATCCTCGGTACGATGCTTGGCGGTTACAACGTCAAGCCAATGATCGATGCGCTCTCCAGTGCCGACAACGCGGTTGCCGAAGCCGCTGCTCTGGCCCTGAAAAAGACTCTGCTCGTCTATGATTCATTTGACACGGTGGTTGAGCTGGCCAAAACCAACAGCTACGCCAAAGAGGTGCTCGAATCGTGGGCTAATGGAGAATGGTTCACCTCGAAGCCAGCCCTTGCCGAGAAGATGACCCTCACGGTCTTCAAGGTTCCGGGCGAAACCAACACCGACGACCTCTCTCCCGCCAGCGAAGCCTTCACCCGCAGCGATATTCCGATGCACGCGCTGAGCATGCTCCGCTCGAAGATGGACGACCCGATCGCGACCATCGCCCAGCTCAAGGAGAAGGGCTATCCGCTCGCGTACGTCGGCGACGTGGTCGGCACTGGCTCAAGCCGCAAGTCGGGTATCAACTCCGTGCAGTGGCACCTCGGCGAGGATATTCCCGCCGTGCCGAACAAGCGCACCGCCGGCGTGGTGATCGGCGGCATCATCGCCCCGATCTTTTTCAACACCGCCGAAGACTCCGGCGCGCTGCCGATCCAGGCAGATGTGACCTCGATGGAAATGGGCGACGTGATCGACCTCTATCCGTTCAAAGGCGTGATCGAAAAGAACGGCAAAGTGATTTCGACCTTCTCGCTCGAACCCAACACGCTTGCCGACGAAGTTCGCGCTGGCGGCCGTATTCCGCTTATCATCGGTCGCAACCTCACCCGCAAGGCTCGCAAGACGCTCGGCCTCGGCGAAGAGTCGATCTTCAGCCGTCCCGAGCAGCCCGCCGATACCGGCAAGGGCTACACCCTGGCGCAGAAGATAGTCGGCAAGGCATGCGGCCTCCCTGGCGTTCGCCCCGGCATGTACGTCGAAGCCGAGACCCTCACGGTCGGCTCGCAAGACACCACCGGCCCGATGACCCGCGACGAAATCAAGGAGCTCGCTGCGCTGAGTTTCAGCGCCGATCTTTTCATGCAGAGCTTCTGCCACACGGCAGCTTACCCGAAACCCTCGGACGTGCAGCTGCACCGAAGCCTGCCCTATTTTATCATGAGCCGCGGCGGCGTGGCACTCAAGCCGGGCGACGGCGTCATACACACCTGGCTGAACCGCATGGTGCTGCCCGACACGCTCGGCACTGGCGGCGACTCGCACACCCGCTTCCCGATCGGCTGTTCCTTCCCGGCAGGCTCCGGCCTCGTCGCCTTCGCAGGCGTGACTGGCACCATGCCGCTCAACATGCCGGAGTCGGTGCTCGTCCGCTTTACGGGTGAACTCCAGCCCGGCATCACCCTGCGCGATCTGGTCAACGCCATTCCGTACGTCGCCATCAAGCGGGGGCTGCTGACCGTCGAGAAGAAGGGCAAAAAGAACATCTTCGCCGGCAAAGTGCTTGAAATCGAAGGTTTGCCGCAGCTCAAGGTCGAGCAGGCGTTCGAGCTTTCCGACGCCTCCGCCGAGCGCAGCGCTGCGGCCTGCACGGTGCGACTCGACAAGGAGCCGGTGATCGAGTACCTACAGTCCAACGTCAAATTGCTTGCCCAGATGATCGAAGAGGGCTACGGCGACGCCAACACCATCAAGCGCCGCATCGGCAAGATGGAGGAGTGGCTCGCCAATCCGCAGCTCCTCGAACCGGACGCTGACGCCGAATACGCGGCAGTGATCGAGATCAACATGAGCGAAATCACCGAACCGATCCTCGCCTGCCCGAATGATCCCGACGACGTGGCCACGCTCAGCGAGATTCTCGCCGACGAGAAGCGCCCGAAAAACATCGACGAGGTGTTCGTGGGAAGCTGCATGACCAATATCGGCCACTTCCGCGCGCTTGGTGAAGTGCTTCGTGGCAAGGGTCAGGCCAAAACCAGGCTCTGGGTGGTGCCGCCGACCAAGATGGACATGAAGAAGCTGATTGAAGAGGGCTATTACTCAATTTTCGGCACCGCAGGCGCACGCACCGAGGTGCCCGGCTGTTCGCTCTGTATGGGCAACCAGGCTCGCGTGGCCGACAACGCCGTGGTCTTCTCGACAAGCACTCGCAACTTCGACGACCGCATGGGCAAGGGCGCGAAGGTCTATCTCGGCTCCGCCGAACTGGCCGCCGTCTGTGCTTTGCTCGGCCATCTGCCCAGCAAGGATGAGTATATGGAGATCGCCGGTTCGCTGTCGAAGAACAGTGACAAGGTTTACCGTTACCTCAACTTCCATGAGGTCACCTCTCAGGAGCTACAACTGCTTGTCGATTAA
- the queA gene encoding tRNA preQ1(34) S-adenosylmethionine ribosyltransferase-isomerase QueA: MKVSDFDYALPEERIACYPPAKRGSTRLIVLNRATGSITHSAYASLHEELRPGDLLVLNNSRVIRARLIAHKPTGARIELMLLEKHEEAQNLALYRGRLRIGDRLLAHGVELSVEALPSDGIARLSCATGNLADLFDAHGSVPIPPYLKRDAEELDRERYQTVFAELPGSVAAPTASLNLTDELLDKINAKGVGIAHVTLHVGLGTFLPIRSERFEEHVMHREFYNIPQTAARKIGETKASGGRVVAAGTTVTRALEHAAPKLIESGFTQEVSSEADIFIYPGYEFRIIDALITNFHAPRSTVLMLTAAFAEKELLMRAYHEALDNGYRFLSYGDSMFIS, translated from the coding sequence ATGAAGGTCAGCGATTTCGATTACGCCCTTCCCGAAGAGCGCATCGCCTGTTATCCTCCCGCAAAACGCGGTTCGACGAGACTGATTGTGCTCAATCGGGCAACCGGATCGATCACCCATTCAGCCTACGCCTCACTGCACGAAGAGCTACGGCCCGGCGATCTGCTGGTACTGAACAACAGCCGCGTGATCCGCGCTCGGCTCATCGCCCACAAGCCAACCGGCGCCCGCATCGAACTGATGCTGCTCGAAAAGCATGAGGAAGCGCAGAACCTCGCGCTCTACCGGGGACGCCTCCGTATCGGCGACCGGCTGCTGGCGCACGGCGTCGAACTCTCAGTCGAAGCGCTGCCCAGCGACGGCATCGCGCGCCTCTCCTGCGCCACCGGAAACCTCGCCGATCTTTTCGACGCGCACGGCTCCGTACCGATTCCGCCCTATCTCAAGCGCGATGCCGAGGAGCTTGACCGCGAGCGCTACCAGACGGTCTTTGCCGAGCTGCCCGGTTCGGTAGCCGCGCCGACAGCATCTCTTAATCTCACCGATGAATTGCTCGATAAAATCAATGCAAAAGGTGTCGGAATTGCCCACGTGACGCTGCACGTCGGCCTAGGCACCTTCCTACCGATCCGTTCGGAGCGCTTCGAAGAGCACGTCATGCACCGGGAATTCTACAACATCCCGCAAACGGCCGCTCGAAAGATTGGCGAGACCAAAGCCTCTGGCGGACGTGTGGTCGCCGCCGGCACCACCGTAACCCGCGCGCTCGAACACGCCGCGCCGAAGCTCATCGAGAGCGGCTTCACACAGGAGGTGAGCAGCGAGGCGGACATCTTCATCTATCCCGGCTACGAGTTCAGAATCATCGACGCGCTCATCACCAACTTCCACGCCCCCCGCTCTACGGTACTCATGCTCACCGCCGCCTTCGCCGAAAAGGAGCTGCTCATGCGAGCCTACCACGAAGCCCTCGACAACGGCTACCGTTTCCTCAGCTATGGCGACAGTATGTTTATCAGTTGA
- the hisD gene encoding histidinol dehydrogenase has protein sequence MLTIYHFPQDEAALREQLNRTVSFDPDAQRTVDDILYRVRTEGDAAVLDYTERFQGIRLYDMRVPEAEIEAAYAAADPEFIAILEEAFANITAFHRNEAEKSFFYEQKGGVILGQRVTPMEKALLYVPGGKAAYPSSVLMNAAPAQVAGVDEISMTTPCDAEGKVNPHILAAAKVAGITSVYRLGGAQAVAAFAYGTATIPKVDIVTGPGNKYVALAKKQVFGHVAIDSIAGPSEVVVIADAGAEPEFIVMDMFAQAEHDPDASAVLITPSAELADAVRETAARLAGTMLRGEVITRALTDNGAIVVTGSMQEACKVSDMIAPEHLELHVDNPWEILPDLRHAGAIFMGQWSCETVGDYFAGPNHTLPTNGTARFFSPLSVRDFVKHTSIIAWSKSELARTGEKIARFADHEGLQAHAEAVRVRLKHL, from the coding sequence GTGCTAACGATCTACCATTTCCCCCAGGACGAGGCAGCCCTCAGAGAACAGCTCAACCGGACGGTATCGTTTGATCCCGATGCCCAGCGGACGGTCGATGACATTCTGTATCGCGTCAGAACGGAGGGCGATGCCGCCGTGCTCGACTATACCGAGCGCTTCCAGGGGATACGGCTCTATGACATGCGGGTGCCGGAAGCGGAGATCGAGGCGGCGTACGCGGCGGCTGATCCGGAGTTCATCGCCATTCTCGAAGAGGCGTTTGCAAACATCACGGCGTTCCATCGCAACGAGGCGGAGAAAAGCTTTTTCTACGAACAGAAGGGTGGCGTCATCCTCGGCCAGCGCGTCACGCCGATGGAGAAGGCGCTGCTCTACGTGCCCGGCGGCAAAGCCGCCTACCCCTCGTCGGTGCTGATGAATGCCGCGCCTGCGCAGGTGGCCGGCGTCGATGAAATCTCCATGACCACCCCGTGCGACGCTGAGGGCAAGGTCAATCCGCACATCCTCGCTGCCGCGAAAGTCGCCGGCATCACCAGCGTCTATCGCCTCGGCGGGGCACAGGCCGTGGCGGCGTTCGCCTACGGCACGGCGACCATTCCGAAGGTTGACATCGTCACCGGCCCTGGCAATAAATATGTCGCACTCGCCAAGAAGCAGGTGTTCGGCCACGTCGCCATCGACAGTATCGCCGGGCCGTCAGAAGTGGTGGTTATCGCCGACGCAGGCGCGGAGCCGGAATTCATCGTGATGGACATGTTCGCGCAGGCCGAGCACGATCCCGACGCATCAGCGGTGCTCATCACGCCATCCGCCGAGCTGGCCGACGCCGTGCGGGAGACTGCTGCTCGCCTTGCGGGCACGATGCTTCGTGGCGAGGTGATCACTCGCGCGCTCACGGATAACGGCGCGATTGTTGTAACCGGTTCGATGCAGGAAGCGTGCAAGGTGTCTGACATGATCGCTCCCGAGCACCTCGAACTGCACGTTGACAATCCCTGGGAGATTCTGCCTGACCTGCGTCATGCCGGAGCGATTTTCATGGGGCAGTGGTCGTGCGAAACGGTCGGCGATTATTTTGCCGGACCGAACCACACGCTGCCAACCAACGGCACGGCGCGATTCTTCTCGCCGCTCTCGGTGCGCGACTTCGTCAAACACACCTCGATCATCGCCTGGTCGAAGAGCGAGCTTGCCCGCACCGGGGAGAAGATCGCCCGCTTCGCCGACCATGAAGGGCTTCAGGCTCACGCCGAGGCGGTTCGCGTCAGACTGAAACACCTGTAA
- a CDS encoding rod shape-determining protein, producing the protein MGIFSDLFRDIAIDLGTANTLIFIRNKGVVLNEPSIVARDRNTGKVVAIGHDALLMHEKTHPGIVTIKPLANGVIADYEATEELIRGLINKTKKQFSLGIRRMVIGIPSGITEVEKRAVRDSAEHVGAKEVYLVAEPMAAAIGIGIDVKEPMGNMIVDIGGGTTEIAVISLGGIASGESLRVAGTDITSAIIRHFRKAYNLAIGERTAEEVKIRIASAYKLDKELTMNVRGRNLVTALPEEREINSATIREAIATPISQIITSIKKSLEVTKPELSADILDRGLFLAGGGALIKGLDKKINEETKLMVHISEDPLTAVARGTGAVLEDLEKYRSVLLSTKRY; encoded by the coding sequence ATGGGCATTTTCAGTGACCTGTTCAGAGACATTGCCATCGATCTCGGAACAGCCAACACCCTCATTTTCATCCGCAACAAGGGCGTCGTGCTTAACGAGCCATCCATCGTCGCCCGCGACCGCAATACTGGCAAAGTCGTCGCCATCGGCCACGACGCCTTGCTGATGCACGAAAAAACGCACCCTGGCATCGTCACCATCAAGCCGCTGGCCAACGGCGTCATCGCCGACTACGAGGCGACCGAAGAGCTGATCCGCGGTCTCATCAATAAAACCAAGAAGCAGTTCTCGCTCGGCATCCGCCGGATGGTGATCGGTATTCCGTCGGGCATTACCGAAGTGGAAAAAAGGGCCGTGCGTGACTCGGCAGAGCATGTTGGCGCCAAAGAGGTCTATCTGGTGGCTGAACCGATGGCCGCCGCAATCGGCATCGGCATCGACGTGAAGGAGCCGATGGGCAACATGATCGTTGACATCGGCGGCGGCACCACGGAAATTGCCGTGATTTCGCTTGGCGGCATCGCCTCCGGCGAATCGCTGCGCGTGGCGGGCACGGACATCACCAGCGCCATCATTCGCCACTTCCGCAAGGCCTACAACCTTGCCATCGGCGAGCGCACCGCCGAAGAGGTCAAGATCAGAATCGCCTCGGCTTATAAGTTGGACAAAGAGCTGACCATGAACGTCCGTGGCCGCAACCTCGTCACCGCCCTGCCGGAGGAGCGTGAAATCAACTCCGCGACTATCCGTGAGGCCATCGCAACACCGATCAGCCAGATCATCACCTCGATCAAGAAGAGCCTCGAAGTCACCAAGCCGGAGCTTTCGGCGGACATTCTCGACCGCGGCCTTTTCCTTGCTGGCGGCGGCGCCTTGATTAAAGGGCTGGACAAGAAGATCAACGAGGAGACCAAGCTGATGGTGCATATCAGCGAAGACCCGCTCACCGCCGTCGCGCGCGGCACCGGAGCAGTGCTCGAAGATCTCGAGAAATACCGCTCGGTGCTGCTTTCGACCAAACGCTACTGA